The following are encoded together in the Anguilla rostrata isolate EN2019 chromosome 19, ASM1855537v3, whole genome shotgun sequence genome:
- the cracr2ab gene encoding EF-hand calcium-binding domain-containing protein 4B isoform X3, with protein MLMDSLGASNVFQDPGEVRSLWAQVRRDEPHLLSNFEEFLARVTYQIKEANQEKRDMESALKRKAATHDDEIQRLYEEMELQITSEKDRALLQDSERFLSRRQDLETQLTNKEQELQLLFRKERRLDLQCQELQSKQQESRVENVKLKQTNEGLQRELRHTSQELRLTQEQLCVLQEQSSRLHQEREMELYRVTEGMQRERATLLKQLELLREMNKHLQDERDVCYLNSQKRHSRKQRPGLGALKSTERTQRGSEEEEEIPPASSTWRSEDATGQDLVVSQEGGAVRNRWGQQPLQRIMSIEEDPLPQPLQPGYEAQLQDWSEDEEEEEEERTDLETSRIRPATATTVPDAPLHPLPAGHRAAPLTRRDTPPSPRGQPVGKETIQHEEAAVTCTPDRLFKVVLVGNSSVGKTCLLRRFCDNCFQPGTIATVGIDYSVKTITVENSQVALQMWDTAGQERYRSITKQFFRKVDGVVVMYDITAEQSFTAVRQWLSSVREGAGDDIPIMLLGNKTDRPGEREVETGAGERLAKESHFIFYECSAFSGHNVTESMTHLAMILKEQEDKEKEKTVQLVGDAPKKRSCCSRQ; from the exons ATGCTGATGGACAGCCTGGGAGCCAGCAACGTATTCCAGGA CCCTGGGGAAGTGCGCAGTCTCTGGGCCCAGGTGCGTAGGGACGAGCCGCACCTTCTCTCCAACTTCGAGGAGTTCCTGGCCCGGGTCACCTACCAGATAAAGGAGGCCAATCAGGAGAAGAGAGACATGGAGAGCGCCCTGAagag GAAAGCTGCCACACATGATGATGAAATTCAGCGCCTGTATGAAGAGATGGAACTGCAGATCACATCCGAGAAGGACAGGGCGCTCCTGCAG GACTCAGAGCGCTTCCTGTCCCGCAGACAGGACCTGGAGACCCAGCTGACCAACAAGGAGCAGGAACTGCAGCTGCTCttcaggaaggagaggagg TTGGACCTGCAGTGTCAGGAGCTGCAGAGTAAACAGCAGGAGAGCAGGGTGGAGAACGTGAAACTCAAACAGACCAATGAGGGGCTGCAGAGGGAGCTCAGACACACCAGCCAGGAGCTCCGCCTCACCcaggagcagctgtgtgtgctgcaggagcagTCCTCTCGCCTGcaccaggagagagagat GGAGCTGTACAGAGTGACAGAggggatgcagagagagagagccactcTACTCAAACAGCTAGAGCTCCTCAG GGAAATGAACAAACACTTGCAAGACGAACGGGACGTGTGCTACCTG AATTCGCAGAAAAGACATTCCCGCAAGCAGAGGCCTGGTTTAGGCGCTCTGAAAAGCACAGAGAGGACACAGAGAGGAAG tgaggaagaggaggagatcCCCCCGGCCTCCAGCACGTGGCGCTCAGAGGACGCGACTGGCCAGGACCTGGTGGTGAgccaggagggcggggccgtgAGGAACAGGTGGGGCCAGCAGCCACTGCAGCGAATCATGTCCATCGAGGAAGACCCCCTCCCTCAGCCGCTACAGCCCGGGTACGAGGCCCAGCTGCAGGACTGGAGcgaggacgaagaggaggaggaagaggagcgcaCTGACCTGGAGACGAGCCGCATCCGTCCTGCCACCGCCACCACCGTCCCGGATGCTCCACTGCACCCCCTGCCCGCCGGGCACAGGGCCGCCCCCCTCACCCGCAGGGACACTCCCCCATCTCCAAGGGGACAGCCTGTCGGCAAGGAAACCATCCAGCAT gaggaGGCGGCAGTGACCTGCACACCAGACCGCCTGTTCAAGGTAGTGCTGGTGGGGAACTCCAGCGTGGGCAAGACCTGCCTGCTGCGCCGTTTCTGTGACAACTGTTTCCAACCGGGCACCATCGCCACCGTGG GCATTGACTACAGTGTGAAGACAATAACAGTGGAGAACAGCCAGGTGGCGCTGCAGATGTGGGACACAGCAGGACAGGAACG gtacCGCAGCATCACCAAGCAGTTCTTCCGCAAGGTGGACGGCGTGGTGGTCATGTATGACATCACCGCTGAGCAGAGCTTCACCGCAGTGAGGCAATGGCTGAGCAGCGTGCGG GAAGGGGCAGGAGACGACATTCCCATCATGCTCCTGGGGAACAAAACGGACAGGCCAGGCGAAAGGGAGGTGGAGACTGGAGCGGGCGAGAGACTGGCCAAG GAATCCCACTTCATCTTCTACGAGTGCAGCGCCTTCTCTGGCCACAACGTCACAGAGTCCATGACTCACCTGGCTAT GATTctgaaggagcaggaggacaaagagaaggagaagacaGTGCAGTTGGTGGGCGATGCCCCCAAAAAACGTTCCTGCTGCTCAAGACAGTAG
- the cracr2ab gene encoding EF-hand calcium-binding domain-containing protein 4B isoform X2, with translation MAAFTTPSSSRVSRAAQPKPEALGPGPGLGQSQASDTGLTAMLEKTQEFFLICDMEDKGFITRRDMQRLGGELSLSSDELENVFDTLDADGNGYLTLDEFSSGFSQFLFGRRVSGAEVGGELYQSRGGEKLSGSEDEEERHFCMLMDSLGASNVFQDPGEVRSLWAQVRRDEPHLLSNFEEFLARVTYQIKEANQEKRDMESALKRKAATHDDEIQRLYEEMELQITSEKDRALLQDSERFLSRRQDLETQLTNKEQELQLLFRKERRLDLQCQELQSKQQESRVENVKLKQTNEGLQRELRHTSQELRLTQEQLCVLQEQSSRLHQEREMELYRVTEGMQRERATLLKQLELLREMNKHLQDERDVCYLNSQKRHSRKQRPGLGALKSTERTQRGSEEEEEIPPASSTWRSEDATGQDLVVSQEGGAVRNRWGQQPLQRIMSIEEDPLPQPLQPGYEAQLQDWSEDEEEEEEERTDLETSRIRPATATTVPDAPLHPLPAGHRAAPLTRRDTPPSPRGQPVGKETIQHEEAAVTCTPDRLFKVVLVGNSSVGKTCLLRRFCDNCFQPGTIATVGIDYSVKTITVENSQVALQMWDTAGQERYRSITKQFFRKVDGVVVMYDITAEQSFTAVRQWLSSVREGAGDDIPIMLLGNKTDRPGEREVETGAGERLAKVFPS, from the exons ATGGCAGCGTTCACAACTCCCAGCTCCAGCAGGGTGAGCCGGGCGGCCCAGCCCAAGCCAGAGGCCCTGGGGCCGGGGCCAGGACTAGGGCAGAGCCAGGCCTCAGACACAGGCCTTACTGCCATGCTGGAGAAGACCCAGGAGTTCTTCCTCATCTGTGACATGGAGGACAAGGGATTCATCACACGCAGAGACATGCAG AGACTTGGCGGAGAGCTGTCTCTAAGCTCAGACGAGCTGGAGAACGTCTTTGACACGCTGGACGCTGACGGAAATGGCTACCTCACACTGGACGAGTTCTCCTCGGGATTCA GCCAGTTCCTGTTTGGCCGGAGGGTTTCTGGggcagaggtggggggagagcTGTACcagagccgggggggggagaagctGTCTGGcagtgaggatgaggaggagagacaTTTCTGCATGCTGATGGACAGCCTGGGAGCCAGCAACGTATTCCAGGA CCCTGGGGAAGTGCGCAGTCTCTGGGCCCAGGTGCGTAGGGACGAGCCGCACCTTCTCTCCAACTTCGAGGAGTTCCTGGCCCGGGTCACCTACCAGATAAAGGAGGCCAATCAGGAGAAGAGAGACATGGAGAGCGCCCTGAagag GAAAGCTGCCACACATGATGATGAAATTCAGCGCCTGTATGAAGAGATGGAACTGCAGATCACATCCGAGAAGGACAGGGCGCTCCTGCAG GACTCAGAGCGCTTCCTGTCCCGCAGACAGGACCTGGAGACCCAGCTGACCAACAAGGAGCAGGAACTGCAGCTGCTCttcaggaaggagaggagg TTGGACCTGCAGTGTCAGGAGCTGCAGAGTAAACAGCAGGAGAGCAGGGTGGAGAACGTGAAACTCAAACAGACCAATGAGGGGCTGCAGAGGGAGCTCAGACACACCAGCCAGGAGCTCCGCCTCACCcaggagcagctgtgtgtgctgcaggagcagTCCTCTCGCCTGcaccaggagagagagat GGAGCTGTACAGAGTGACAGAggggatgcagagagagagagccactcTACTCAAACAGCTAGAGCTCCTCAG GGAAATGAACAAACACTTGCAAGACGAACGGGACGTGTGCTACCTG AATTCGCAGAAAAGACATTCCCGCAAGCAGAGGCCTGGTTTAGGCGCTCTGAAAAGCACAGAGAGGACACAGAGAGGAAG tgaggaagaggaggagatcCCCCCGGCCTCCAGCACGTGGCGCTCAGAGGACGCGACTGGCCAGGACCTGGTGGTGAgccaggagggcggggccgtgAGGAACAGGTGGGGCCAGCAGCCACTGCAGCGAATCATGTCCATCGAGGAAGACCCCCTCCCTCAGCCGCTACAGCCCGGGTACGAGGCCCAGCTGCAGGACTGGAGcgaggacgaagaggaggaggaagaggagcgcaCTGACCTGGAGACGAGCCGCATCCGTCCTGCCACCGCCACCACCGTCCCGGATGCTCCACTGCACCCCCTGCCCGCCGGGCACAGGGCCGCCCCCCTCACCCGCAGGGACACTCCCCCATCTCCAAGGGGACAGCCTGTCGGCAAGGAAACCATCCAGCAT gaggaGGCGGCAGTGACCTGCACACCAGACCGCCTGTTCAAGGTAGTGCTGGTGGGGAACTCCAGCGTGGGCAAGACCTGCCTGCTGCGCCGTTTCTGTGACAACTGTTTCCAACCGGGCACCATCGCCACCGTGG GCATTGACTACAGTGTGAAGACAATAACAGTGGAGAACAGCCAGGTGGCGCTGCAGATGTGGGACACAGCAGGACAGGAACG gtacCGCAGCATCACCAAGCAGTTCTTCCGCAAGGTGGACGGCGTGGTGGTCATGTATGACATCACCGCTGAGCAGAGCTTCACCGCAGTGAGGCAATGGCTGAGCAGCGTGCGG GAAGGGGCAGGAGACGACATTCCCATCATGCTCCTGGGGAACAAAACGGACAGGCCAGGCGAAAGGGAGGTGGAGACTGGAGCGGGCGAGAGACTGGCCAAG gtTTTCCCCTCATAA
- the cracr2ab gene encoding EF-hand calcium-binding domain-containing protein 4B isoform X1, producing MAAFTTPSSSRVSRAAQPKPEALGPGPGLGQSQASDTGLTAMLEKTQEFFLICDMEDKGFITRRDMQRLGGELSLSSDELENVFDTLDADGNGYLTLDEFSSGFSQFLFGRRVSGAEVGGELYQSRGGEKLSGSEDEEERHFCMLMDSLGASNVFQDPGEVRSLWAQVRRDEPHLLSNFEEFLARVTYQIKEANQEKRDMESALKRKAATHDDEIQRLYEEMELQITSEKDRALLQDSERFLSRRQDLETQLTNKEQELQLLFRKERRLDLQCQELQSKQQESRVENVKLKQTNEGLQRELRHTSQELRLTQEQLCVLQEQSSRLHQEREMELYRVTEGMQRERATLLKQLELLREMNKHLQDERDVCYLNSQKRHSRKQRPGLGALKSTERTQRGSEEEEEIPPASSTWRSEDATGQDLVVSQEGGAVRNRWGQQPLQRIMSIEEDPLPQPLQPGYEAQLQDWSEDEEEEEEERTDLETSRIRPATATTVPDAPLHPLPAGHRAAPLTRRDTPPSPRGQPVGKETIQHEEAAVTCTPDRLFKVVLVGNSSVGKTCLLRRFCDNCFQPGTIATVGIDYSVKTITVENSQVALQMWDTAGQERYRSITKQFFRKVDGVVVMYDITAEQSFTAVRQWLSSVREGAGDDIPIMLLGNKTDRPGEREVETGAGERLAKESHFIFYECSAFSGHNVTESMTHLAMILKEQEDKEKEKTVQLVGDAPKKRSCCSRQ from the exons ATGGCAGCGTTCACAACTCCCAGCTCCAGCAGGGTGAGCCGGGCGGCCCAGCCCAAGCCAGAGGCCCTGGGGCCGGGGCCAGGACTAGGGCAGAGCCAGGCCTCAGACACAGGCCTTACTGCCATGCTGGAGAAGACCCAGGAGTTCTTCCTCATCTGTGACATGGAGGACAAGGGATTCATCACACGCAGAGACATGCAG AGACTTGGCGGAGAGCTGTCTCTAAGCTCAGACGAGCTGGAGAACGTCTTTGACACGCTGGACGCTGACGGAAATGGCTACCTCACACTGGACGAGTTCTCCTCGGGATTCA GCCAGTTCCTGTTTGGCCGGAGGGTTTCTGGggcagaggtggggggagagcTGTACcagagccgggggggggagaagctGTCTGGcagtgaggatgaggaggagagacaTTTCTGCATGCTGATGGACAGCCTGGGAGCCAGCAACGTATTCCAGGA CCCTGGGGAAGTGCGCAGTCTCTGGGCCCAGGTGCGTAGGGACGAGCCGCACCTTCTCTCCAACTTCGAGGAGTTCCTGGCCCGGGTCACCTACCAGATAAAGGAGGCCAATCAGGAGAAGAGAGACATGGAGAGCGCCCTGAagag GAAAGCTGCCACACATGATGATGAAATTCAGCGCCTGTATGAAGAGATGGAACTGCAGATCACATCCGAGAAGGACAGGGCGCTCCTGCAG GACTCAGAGCGCTTCCTGTCCCGCAGACAGGACCTGGAGACCCAGCTGACCAACAAGGAGCAGGAACTGCAGCTGCTCttcaggaaggagaggagg TTGGACCTGCAGTGTCAGGAGCTGCAGAGTAAACAGCAGGAGAGCAGGGTGGAGAACGTGAAACTCAAACAGACCAATGAGGGGCTGCAGAGGGAGCTCAGACACACCAGCCAGGAGCTCCGCCTCACCcaggagcagctgtgtgtgctgcaggagcagTCCTCTCGCCTGcaccaggagagagagat GGAGCTGTACAGAGTGACAGAggggatgcagagagagagagccactcTACTCAAACAGCTAGAGCTCCTCAG GGAAATGAACAAACACTTGCAAGACGAACGGGACGTGTGCTACCTG AATTCGCAGAAAAGACATTCCCGCAAGCAGAGGCCTGGTTTAGGCGCTCTGAAAAGCACAGAGAGGACACAGAGAGGAAG tgaggaagaggaggagatcCCCCCGGCCTCCAGCACGTGGCGCTCAGAGGACGCGACTGGCCAGGACCTGGTGGTGAgccaggagggcggggccgtgAGGAACAGGTGGGGCCAGCAGCCACTGCAGCGAATCATGTCCATCGAGGAAGACCCCCTCCCTCAGCCGCTACAGCCCGGGTACGAGGCCCAGCTGCAGGACTGGAGcgaggacgaagaggaggaggaagaggagcgcaCTGACCTGGAGACGAGCCGCATCCGTCCTGCCACCGCCACCACCGTCCCGGATGCTCCACTGCACCCCCTGCCCGCCGGGCACAGGGCCGCCCCCCTCACCCGCAGGGACACTCCCCCATCTCCAAGGGGACAGCCTGTCGGCAAGGAAACCATCCAGCAT gaggaGGCGGCAGTGACCTGCACACCAGACCGCCTGTTCAAGGTAGTGCTGGTGGGGAACTCCAGCGTGGGCAAGACCTGCCTGCTGCGCCGTTTCTGTGACAACTGTTTCCAACCGGGCACCATCGCCACCGTGG GCATTGACTACAGTGTGAAGACAATAACAGTGGAGAACAGCCAGGTGGCGCTGCAGATGTGGGACACAGCAGGACAGGAACG gtacCGCAGCATCACCAAGCAGTTCTTCCGCAAGGTGGACGGCGTGGTGGTCATGTATGACATCACCGCTGAGCAGAGCTTCACCGCAGTGAGGCAATGGCTGAGCAGCGTGCGG GAAGGGGCAGGAGACGACATTCCCATCATGCTCCTGGGGAACAAAACGGACAGGCCAGGCGAAAGGGAGGTGGAGACTGGAGCGGGCGAGAGACTGGCCAAG GAATCCCACTTCATCTTCTACGAGTGCAGCGCCTTCTCTGGCCACAACGTCACAGAGTCCATGACTCACCTGGCTAT GATTctgaaggagcaggaggacaaagagaaggagaagacaGTGCAGTTGGTGGGCGATGCCCCCAAAAAACGTTCCTGCTGCTCAAGACAGTAG